A genomic window from Brassica oleracea var. oleracea cultivar TO1000 chromosome C8, BOL, whole genome shotgun sequence includes:
- the LOC106307433 gene encoding RNA-binding KH domain-containing protein PEPPER-like: MAAVADSVDNGTTPIPSGVTATTLLNENSDAFPELNQPDSSVAAERWPGWPGDCVFRVIVPVAKVGAIIGRKGDIIRKMCEETRARIKVLDGPATTQDRVVLISAKEDLEAYMSPAMGAVVRVFRRVSELPDNDDDDDVQKAGSAVSSVRLLVTSMQAISLIGKQGSSIKAIVENSGASVRILSEEETPFYAGQDERIVDVQGEALKIAKALEAIVGHLRKFLVDHSVVPLFEKQYLARVSQVRQEEPLAENKSSLHTLSSNVMESDLSLLARREPLFLERDPRVESRVQPSAASMYGQDPVLAATLARVSAAFVTQVSQTMQIPFSYAEDIIGLEGANIAYIRRSSGATVTIQESPHPDEITVEIKGTSSQVQTAQLLIQEFISNHKEPVWVSGGYARVDTGYVPAVYPPQLSNRQEPLTSTYTGTETVQYRPTSYSQLPGQSTYTPTLTGQTYDTEYRPASDVNGYSSYSL, encoded by the exons ATGGCCGCCGTCGCAGATTCCGTGGATAACGGCACAACTCCCATACCCTCCGGAGTCACTGCCACAACATTGCTTAACGAAAACTCTGATGCCTTCCCTGAATTGAATCAACCGGATAGCTCAGTTGCTGCGGAGAGATGGCCAGGTTGGCCTGGGGATTGCGTGTTTCGAGTGATCGTCCCCGTAGCTAAAGTCGGAGCTATCATCGGACGCAAAGGAGATATCATCAGAAAGATGTGCGAGGAGACTCGCGCTCGCATCAAAGTCCTCGACGGTCCCGCCACGACTCAAGATCGCGTC GTGCTAATATCTGCGAAGGAAGATCTAGAGGCGTACATGTCGCCTGCAATGGGAGCAGTCGTGAGGGTGTTCAGACGAGTTTCAGAATTGCCTGATAACGATGACGATGATGATGTTCAAAAAGCTGGAAGTGCCGTCTCTTCAGTGCGTTTATTAGTTACGTCTATGCAGGCGATAAGTTTGATAGGGAAACAAGGATCCTCCATTAAAGCAATAGTAGAGAACTCTGGTGCATCAGTTCGCATTTTATCAGAAG AGGAAACACCGTTTTATGCTGGGCAAGATGAGAGGATAGTGGATGTGCAGGGGGAAGCTTTAAAGATTGCAAAAGCGTTAGAAGCGATTGTTGGCCACCTAAGGAAGTTTCTAGTCGACCATTCTGTGGTTCCTCTCTTCGAGAAGCAA TACTTAGCTAGAGTCTCTCAAGTTCGCCAGGAAGAACCCTTGGCTGAAAACAAGTCATCTCTCCATACTCTTTCGTCAAATGTGATGGAGTCTGATCTCTCCCTCTTAGCACGAAGGGAGCCTCTGTTTTTGGAGCGTGATCCTCGGGTGGAGTCACGTGTTCAACCTTCAGCAGCTTCTATGTACGGTCAAGATCCTGTACTCGCCGCCACCCTTGCTCGTGTTTCCGCTGCTTTTGTTACACAG GTATCTCAAACAATGCAAATACCGTTCTCCTATGCGGAGGATATTATTGGTTTGGAAGGAGCTAATATAGCCTACATCCGCCGGAGTAGCGGAGCTACCGTAACCATTCAAGAGAGTCCACATCCTGATGAAATCACAGTGGAAATCAAAGGCACCTCTTCTCAAGTACAAACTGCTCAGCTGCTAATTCAA GAGTTCATCAGCAATCACAAGGAACCGGTTTGGGTTTCAGGGGGATATGCTAGAGTCGACACTGGCTATGTACCTGCTGTATATCCTCCTCAGCTGAGCAACCGTCAAGAGCCGCTCACGAGTACCTACACGGGCACAGAGACTGTGCAGTACAGACCAACATCATACTCTCAACTGCCTGGTCAGTCAACCTACACGCCGACTCTGACTGGGCAAACTTACGATACGGAATATAGACCAGCTTCTGATGTTAATGGTTACAGCAGTTACAGTTTATGA
- the LOC106307447 gene encoding uncharacterized protein LOC106307447 isoform X2 translates to MAEKRAELVKSMGDKHASVIRPAARYYSAIKDAMVCGKGRYTLVKDVDDVENGAYDKPLPCFGCGIGWFSFLLGFVFPLLWYYATFLYFGNYYRKDPRERAGLAASAITAMGFSLLLLVIAVFRWF, encoded by the exons ATGGCAGAAA AGCGTGCAGAGCTGGTGAAATCCATGGGAGATAAGCATGCCAGTGTTATCAGACCAGCTGCTAGATACTACTCTGCTATTAAAG ATGCTATGGTTTGTGGGAAAGGAAGATATACGCTTGTTAAAGACGTGGATGATGTTGAAAATGGAGCGTATGACAAGCCTCTCCCATGCTTCGGTTGCGGAATAGGATGGTTCTC CTTCCTCCTGGGATTTGTGTTCCCTCTCTTGTGGTATTATGCGACATTTCTCTATTTCGGGAACTACTACCGCAAGGATCCTAGAGAAAGAGCCGGTCTTGCTGCTTCCGCAATCACT GCGATGGGATTCTCCCTCTTGCTACTGGTGATTGCTGTTTTCAGGTGGTTTTAG
- the LOC106307447 gene encoding uncharacterized protein LOC106307447 isoform X1, translated as MAENVKERAELVKSMGDKHASVIRPAARYYSAIKDAMVCGKGRYTLVKDVDDVENGAYDKPLPCFGCGIGWFSFLLGFVFPLLWYYATFLYFGNYYRKDPRERAGLAASAITAMGFSLLLLVIAVFRWF; from the exons ATGGCAGAAA ATGTTAAAGAGCGTGCAGAGCTGGTGAAATCCATGGGAGATAAGCATGCCAGTGTTATCAGACCAGCTGCTAGATACTACTCTGCTATTAAAG ATGCTATGGTTTGTGGGAAAGGAAGATATACGCTTGTTAAAGACGTGGATGATGTTGAAAATGGAGCGTATGACAAGCCTCTCCCATGCTTCGGTTGCGGAATAGGATGGTTCTC CTTCCTCCTGGGATTTGTGTTCCCTCTCTTGTGGTATTATGCGACATTTCTCTATTTCGGGAACTACTACCGCAAGGATCCTAGAGAAAGAGCCGGTCTTGCTGCTTCCGCAATCACT GCGATGGGATTCTCCCTCTTGCTACTGGTGATTGCTGTTTTCAGGTGGTTTTAG
- the LOC106307446 gene encoding protein phosphatase 2C 56-like, protein MEEVSPAVAMIFPETQMELAGIMLGKSYRNGQYSTQDSDNGDSRQETSCSVSESRRVLSSPNFNIKKQSSPADIAAAGEEINGSDERSTEKKMISRTECRTLFEFKSVPLYGVTSICGRRPEMEDAVSAIPRFLQSPTNSLIDGRFNPQSAAHFFGVYDGHGGSQVANYCRERMHLALAEEIEKGKPMLYDGDTWQEKWNRALFSSFLRVDSEIESVAPETVGSTSVVAIVFPTHIFVANCGDSRAVLCRGKTALPLSTDHKPDREDEAARIEAAGGKVIRWNGARVFGVLAMSRSLGDRYLKPSIIPDPKVTAVKRVKEDDCLILASDGVWDVMTDEEACEMARKRILLWHKKNMVAGDASLLTEERRGGGEGEDPAARSAAEYLSKLALQRGSKDNITVVVVDLKPHRKLKIKALS, encoded by the exons ATGGAGGAAGTATCTCCGGCGGTTGCTATGATTTTCCCCGAAACCCAGATGGAACTCGCAGGGATCATGTTGGGTAAAAGCTACCGCAACGGCCAATACTCAACTCAAGATTCCGACAACGGAGATTCTAGACAGGAGACTTCATGCTCTGTTTCTGAATCTAGAAGAGTTTTGTCCTCTCCCAACTTCAACATTAAGAAGCAATCATCACCCGCTGATATTGCCGCCGCCGGAGAAGAGATCAACGGTTCAGATGAGAGATCGACGGAGAAGAAGATGATCAGCAGAACAGAGTGCAGGACTCTGTTCGAGTTCAAGAGCGTGCCTCTGTACGGTGTGACTTCCATCTGTGGAAGAAGACCGGAGATGGAAGATGCTGTCTCCGCGATACCAAGATTCCTTCAGTCTCCAACCAATTCGTTGATAGATGGTCGTTTCAATCCTCAGTCCGCCGCTCACTTCTTCGGTGTCTACGACGGCCACGGCGGTTCTCAG GTAGCGAACTATTGCAGGGAGAGGATGCACTTGGCTTTAGCGGAGGAGATAGAGAAGGGGAAACCGATGCTCTATGACGGTGACACGTGGCAGGAGAAGTGGAATAGAGCTCTGTTCAGCTCGTTCCTCCGCGTTGACTCGGAGATCGAGTCGGTGGCCCCGGAGACTGTCGGGTCAACGTCGGTCGTCGCCATCGTGTTCCCGACTCATATCTTCGTCGCGAACTGCGGCGACTCAAGAGCCGTTCTTTGCCGCGGCAAGACTGCGTTGCCTTTATCTACTGATCACAAG CCGGATAGAGAAGACGAGGCGGCGAGGATTGAAGCCGCCGGAGGGAAAGTGATCCGGTGGAACGGAGCTCGTGTGTTCGGTGTTCTTGCCATGTCAAGATCCCTTG GCGATAGATACTTGAAACCGTCGATCATTCCTGATCCGAAAGTGACTGCTGTAAAGAGAGTCAAAGAAGATGACTGTCTGATACTAGCGAGTGACGGTGTTTGGGATGTAATGACGGATGAGGAAGCGTGTGAGATGGCCCGGAAGCGTATTCTCTTGTGGCACAAGAAGAACATGGTGGCTGGAGATGCGTCGTTGCTCACGGAGGAGAGAAGAGGGGGAGGGGAAGGAGAAGATCCGGCGGCAAGGTCTGCGGCTGAGTACTTGTCAAAGCTGGCTTTACAGAGAGGAAGCAAAGACAATATAACTGTGGTGGTGGTTGATCTGAAGCCTCATAGGAAACTCAAGATCAAAGCCTTGAGCTGA
- the LOC106307247 gene encoding replication protein A 70 kDa DNA-binding subunit B-like has product MANNMQLSFLNDLKPHKTAWRIQVKILHSWRFFMKGVGESMELILSDAHGTKIHASCKKTYMADLAKHVRVGAWRNIDHFCVSGAGNGAYRSTGHKYRLAFIHSTKISESTLHDDNMFLNIVDFDSIQSGLLDSNFLIDVFGQVLDLGDLETIQCTGGKQRKKLEFSLVNVCGQRLACCLWGKFAENLHSVCQETEGIVLWLLRFAKIGQYREVQISNAFDASQLFINPEIAEADEFKQRETDESQALAISESEDNKLVLQIKRDKWMQYPQKNIHELFESTQDEILCRIVATIYAIDTDWGWYYFGCQDCNKKVFPHSKIVKKLYGKDVVTHMWYCETCKVKVSSVSPRFKIHLLVKDDTGESSFMLLDSIAIGVVPQSATDLLNGSLDELEDTSSFPDAITTLVGQTFMFGVYIEKDGSSGAGVSYKVGKVWKDLRMLMLGENSESYSVPNQGIEASPLLLEAQGDESVSTPSSKRKGDHQELPELESTSKKQSTKVIKMEKIQDDSSESS; this is encoded by the exons ATGGCAAACAATATGCAGCTGTCTTTCTTGAACGATCTCAAACCTCACAAAACTGCTTGGCGCATTCAAGTGAAAATCCTCCACTCATGGAGATTCTTCATGAAAGGTGTTGGTGAATCTATGGAACTCATCCTAAGTGATGCACAT GGAACAAAAATCCATGCCTCGTGTAAGAAGACCTACATGGCTGATTTGGCTAAGCATGTTCGTGTTGGTGCGTGGAGAAACATTGATCATTTCTGTGTTTCTGGTGCTGGGAATGGTGCATATCGATCAACTGGTCACAAATATCGCTTGGCTTTTATTCACAGCACTAAAATATCAGAGTCTACCCTACATGATGACAACATGTTTCTTAACATTGTTGATTTCGATTCAATACAAAGTGGTTTGCTAGATTCGAACTTTCTGATTG ATGTTTTCGGACAAGTTTTAGACTTGGGTGATCTCGAGACTATTCAGTGTACTGGAGGTAAACAAAGAAAGAAGTTGGAGTTTTCACTCGTGAATGTTTG TGGTCAAAGATTAGCTTGCTGTCTATGGGGGAAATTTGCAGAGAATCTCCACTCTGTTTGCCAAGAAACAGAAGGCATTGTATTATGGCTTCTAAGATTCGCTAAGATTGGGCAATACAGAG AAGTCCAGATCTCCAATGCTTTCGATGCAAGTCAGCTCTTTATCAATCCTGAAATAGCAGAAGCAGATGAGTTTAAACAAAG AGAGACTGATGAATCCCAAGCTTTAGCAATATCAGAATCAGAAGATAACAAGCTTGTGTTGCAGATTAAACGAGATAAATGGATGCAATATCCACAAAAAAACATTCACGAGTTGTTTGAATCTACCCAG GATGAAATCCTATGCAGAATAGTGGCAACAATATATGCCATTGACACCGATTGGGGATGGTATTATTTTGGGTGCCAAGACTGCAACAAGAAGGTGTTTCCCCATTCAAAAATCGTCAAGAAGCTTTATGGAAAGGATGTTGTTACACATATGTGGTATTGTGAAACATGCAAAGTAAAAGTTAGCTCTGTCTCCCCTAG ATTCAAAATTCATTTGCTGGTGAAAGATGATACTGGCGAGTCATCCTTTATGTTGCTGGATTCAATTGCTATTGGAGTTGTTCCACAATCTGCTACAGATCTACTGAATGGTTCACTTGATGAA CTTGAAGACACTTCTTCATTTCCGGATGCAATTACAACTTTGGTTGGACAGACTTTTATGTTTGGAGTTTACATTGAAAAAGATGGTTCTTCTGGCGCAGGGGTGTCATACAAAGTTGGTAAGGTTTGGAAAGACCTACGTATGTTAATGCTTGGTGAAAACTCAGAAAGCTATTCTGTTCCTAACCAAGGAATTGAG GCATCACCTTTGCTTCTGGAGGCTCAAGGTGATGAAAGTGTTTCTACCCCTTCTTCCAAACGAAAAGGAGACCACCAGGAACTACCAGAACTAGAATCTACCTCCAAAAAGCAGAGCACTAAAGTTATCAAAATGGAGAAGATACAGGATGATTCTTCTGAATCGAGCTAA